From Pogoniulus pusillus isolate bPogPus1 chromosome 17, bPogPus1.pri, whole genome shotgun sequence, the proteins below share one genomic window:
- the PAQR5 gene encoding membrane progestin receptor gamma: MMLSLKLPRLLSINQVPKGYQEQGILFGYRPPSSSAADCLLSVFQMTNETLNIWTHFVPAWYFVWTLAGRLRGPGGPEDPHAWPLLAYLLTCCIYPLASSCAHTFSTMSTHARHICYFFDYAALSMYSLGSALAYSAYIFPAEWVNSSFHHCYVPIAVLNTVVSTTLSCYSRFVEVEQPRLSKASRTLAFVYPYLFDSIPLFYRFYQCAAESCTDASILVHYKHTFFAILTCFIFASHLPERLAPGHFDYIGHSHQVFHVCGILGTHFQMEAIMMDMAERRDQLQATLLLPSSLQTLGSMGLCVAISLAVIGLCSASLRFMPEPLQREKPHGL; the protein is encoded by the exons ATGATGCTGAGTCTCAAGttgcccaggctgctgagcatCAACCAAGTGCCTAAG GGCTACCAGGAGCAGGGCATCCTCTTCGGGTACCgcccccccagcagctcagcagcagattgTCTCCTCAGCGTCTTCCAGATGACCAACGAGACCCTCAACATCTGGACTCACTTTGTGCCTGCCTG GTACTTCGTGTGGACCCTGGCGGGGCGGCTGCGGGGGCCGGGTGGCCCCGAGGACCCCCATGCCTGGCCTCTCCTCGCCTACCTGCTGACCTGCTGCATCTACCCCCTggcctccagctgtgcccacaCCTTCAGCACCATGTCCACCCACGCCAGGCACATCTGCTACTTCTTTGATTATGCAGCCCTCAGCATGTACAGCCTGG GGTCAGCACTGGCATACTCAGCATACATTTTCCCAGCCGAGTGGGTCAAcagcagcttccaccactgctaCGTCCCCATCGCCGTGCTCAACACAGTGGTGAGCACCACTCTGTCCTGCTACTCCAG GTTTGTGGAGGTGGAGCAGCCCAGGCTCAGCAAGGCTTCCCGCACCCTGGCCTTTGTGTACCCCTACCTGTTCGACAGCATCCCCCTCTTCTACAGG ttctaccagtgtgcagcagagagctgcacgGATGCTTCCATCCTGGTCCACTACAAGCACACCTTCTTTGCCATCCTCACCTGCTTCATCTTTGCCAGCCACCTGCCGGAGAGGCTCGCACCAGGACACTTCGATTACATCG GGCACAGCCACCAGGTTTTCCATGTCTGTGGGATCCTTGGCACACACTTCCAGATGGAGGCCATCATGATGGACATGGCTGAGCGACGTGACCAGCTGCAGGCCACCTTgctgctcccctcctccctgcagacCCTGGGGTCGATGGGGCTCTGTGTGGCCATCAGCTTGGCTGTcattgggctctgctctgcctccctgcgcTTCATGCCAGAACCTTTGCAGAGAGAAAAACCTCACGGGCTctag